The following proteins come from a genomic window of Triticum aestivum cultivar Chinese Spring chromosome 6A, IWGSC CS RefSeq v2.1, whole genome shotgun sequence:
- the LOC123132485 gene encoding protein RRC1 isoform X1: MSSKKVPFNRHKENEEARKKREEDEAARVYAEFVKSFEGESASGSKFVRGGVIDPNAKLRADSEGGNSKDRGSVPKKGSRYVPSFVPPSFGREPEKKMEDERPKEKERGKPRAIDTVMEELKLEKELRERRNQERASRHGDTSVPSSRFDELPDEFDPTGRLPGSFDDGDPQTTNLYVGNLSPKVDENFLLRTFGRFGPIASVKIMWPRTEEERKRQRHCGFVAFMNRAEGQAAKDEMQGVVVYDYELKIGWGKSVALPSQALPAPPPGHMAIRNKEGGTVIISGPGGPPVASVTQQTSELVLTPNVPDIMVAPPDDSHLRHVIDTMALHVLDGGCAFEQAIMERGRGKALFNFLFDLKSKEHTYYVWRLYSFAQGDTLQRWRTEPFIMITGSGRWVPPALPSSRSPDREKESTFAAGRTRRVEVERTLTETQRDEFEDMLRALTLERSQIREAMGFALDNADAAGEIVEVLVESLTLKETPIPTKVARLMLVSDILHNSSAPVKNASAFRTKFETAIPDVMESFNDLYCSITGRITAEALKERVLKVLQVWADWFLFSDAYLNGLKATFLRPGNSGVTSFHSLCGDAPEIEKKTSSEDNNGFRLDEDGALATGKAAATKELLSLPLAELERRCRHNGLSLCGGKETMVARLLSLEEAEKEQVYQKDVAMKYVQGEPHRAGREDVGLNARRLGDGTGDSESDMLGLSRHSMQTGQRRSRECVSPEPEQVSSKKQKADPVLPASKWNREDNDNDEDRINGQGLGLSYSSGSDIAGDSGKVDTTEISTDQAIHHPDTIVDEEHRQKLRQIEIAVMQYRESLEEKGLHSMEEIERKVASHRRRLQSDYGLSSIDGANNRWSSERLSLERRERADDARDSSRKRPRSRSRSRSPSRKSSLDRDREYNRSRGRLHGNDAGRDRAREKSSGRGKDDHHDRSSRDREKDRRTGR, encoded by the exons ATGAGTTCGAAGAAGGTTCCGTTCAATCGGCATAAGGAGAACGAGGAGGCGAGGAAGAAG AGGGAGGAAGATGAAGCGGCGCGTGTGTACGCGGAGTTTGTCAAGTCATTCGAGGGTGAAAGCGCATCTGGGTCAAAGTTTGTCCGAGGGGGTGTTATCGACCCCAATGCCAAGCTGAGAGCTGATTCTGAAG GTGGAAATTCCAAAGATAGGGGGTCTGTTCCAAAGAAGGGCAGTAG GTATGTTCCATCTTTTGTGCCACCCTCATTTGGGAGAGAACCGGAGAAAAAG ATGGAAGATGAGCGGCCAAAGGAAAAGGAAAGAGGAAAGCCACGGGCAATAGACACTGTCATGGAGGAATTGAAGCTGGAGAAAGAGCTTCGAGAAAGGCGTAATCAAGAACGTGCCAGTCGACATGGTGACACCTCCGTG CCCTCTAGCCGTTTTGATGAACTACCAGATGAATTTGATCCCACTGGGAGACTGCCAGGATCATTTGATGATGGAGATCCGCAAACCACAAATTTATATGTTGGCAATCTCTCTCCTAAG GTGGATGAGAATTTTCTTCTGCGGACATTTGGTCGGTTTGGACCTATTGCAAGCGTCAAGATCATGTGGCCTCGAACAGAAGAAGAACGCAAAAGGCAAAGGCATTGTGGCTTTGTTGCATTCATGAATAGAGCAGAAGGACAGGCAGCCAAGGATGAAATGCAAG GTGTTGTTGTGTATGACTATGAGCTGAAGATTGGGTGGGGAAAATCTGTTGCTCTTCCATCACAAGCACTacctgctcctcctccagggcacaTGGCTATCAGAAACAAGGAG GGTGGTACTGTCATCATATCTGGTCCTGGAGGTCCACCTGTTGCATCTGTTACACAGCAAACCTCAGAGCTG GTGCTTACTCCAAATGTTCCTGATATAATGGTTGCTCCGCCAGATGATTCACATCTTCGGCATGTGATTGATACAATGGCCCTGCATGTACTTGATGGCGGATGTGCTTTTGAACAAGCTATAATGGAACGAGGACGAGGAAAAGCATTATTTAACTTCTTGTTTGATCTTAAATCTAAAGAACACACATACTATGTTTGGCGGTTATACTCATTCGCTCAG GGCGATACTTTACAACGATGGCGAACAGAACCATTTATCATGATTACAGGAAGTGGAAG ATGGGTTCCACCTGCTTTGCCATCCAGCCGAAGTCCTGATCGTGAAAAAGAATCTACTTTTGCAGCTGGTAGAACCAGG CGTGTTGAAGTGGAGCGCACATTGACCGAGACACAACGTGATGAATTTGAGGACATGCTGCGTGCATTGACATTAGAGAGAAGTCAGATAAGGGAGGCTATGGGATTTGCATTGGATAATGCTGATGCTGCTGGAGAG ATTGTCGAGGTTCTTGTAGAATCTTTGACACTCAAGGAGACACCTATCCCAACTAAGGTTGCACGGCTTATGCTAGTGTCCGACATCCTTCATAACAGTAGTGCTCCTGTGAAGAACGCCTCTGCATTTCGAACCAAGTTTGAGACTGCTATACCTGATGTCATGGAGAGCTTCAATGACTTGTATTGCAGTATCACAGGAAGGATTACTGCTGAAGCTCTGAAG GAGAGGGTTTTGAAAGTTCTACAAGTATGGGCAGACTGGTTCCTGTTTTCTGATGCATATCTGAATGGGCTAAAAGCTACCTTTCTTAGACCAGGCAACTCTGGGGTCACCTCGTTCCACTCTCTATGTGGTGATGCACCAGAAATTGAAAAGAAAACTAGCTCTGAGGATAATAATGGGTTTAGGCTTGATGAAGATGGTGCCCTGGCCACAGGAAAGGCAGCGGCGACGAAGGAGCTGTTGAGTCTTCCACTTGCTGAACTTGAACGTCGTTGTAGGCATAATGGCCTCTCACTTTGCGGTGGTAAAGAGACGATGGTTGCCAGATTGCTCAGCTTGGAAGAGGCTGAGAAGGAGCAAGTATATCAGAAAGACGTTGCCATGAAATATGTACAAGGCGAACCGCATAGAGCTGGAAGAGAGGATGTTGGTTTGAACGCTCGTAGGCTTGGAGATGGTACTGGTGACAGTGAATCAGATATGCTGGGGCTCTCTCGTCACAGTATGCAAACAGGCCAAAGACGCTCTAGAGAGTGCGTATCTCCTGAACCTGAACAAGTTTCAAGCAAGAAGCAGAAAGCTGATCCTGTTTTGCCAGCTTCTAAATGGAACCGAGAGGACAACGACAATGATGAAGATAGAATAAACGGTCAAGGATTGGGATTAAGCTATTCATCTGGAAGTGATATTGCTGGTGATTCTGGGAAAGTGGACACAACCGAAATTAGTACCGATCAGGCAATTCACCATCCAGATACAATTGTGGATGAAGAGCATAG GCAGAAGCTAAGGCAGATTGAGATTGCTGTAATGCAGTATCGTGAATCTCTAGAGGAGAAGGGGTTGCATAGCATGGAGGAGATCGAGAGGAAGGTTGCCAGCCACCGTAGGCGCCTTCAATCAGACTATGGTTTGTCTTCAATAGATGGTGCAAACAACAGGTGGTCTTCTG AGAGACTATCATTGGAACGGAGAGAAAGGGCGGATGATGCACGTGATTCTTCCAGGAAGCGGCCTCGCAGCCGGAGCAGGAGCCGTAGTCCTTCAAGGAAGTCATCACTGGATAGAGACCGAGAGTACAATCGCAGCAGAGGCAGATTGCATGGCAATGATGCCGGGAGAGACAGGGCGCGCGAAAAAAGCTCAGGCCGAGGGAAGGATGATCACCACGATAGGAGCAGCAGAGACCGGGAAAAGGACAGGAGAACCGGAAGGTGA
- the LOC123132485 gene encoding protein RRC1 isoform X2, with the protein MEDERPKEKERGKPRAIDTVMEELKLEKELRERRNQERASRHGDTSVPSSRFDELPDEFDPTGRLPGSFDDGDPQTTNLYVGNLSPKVDENFLLRTFGRFGPIASVKIMWPRTEEERKRQRHCGFVAFMNRAEGQAAKDEMQGVVVYDYELKIGWGKSVALPSQALPAPPPGHMAIRNKEGGTVIISGPGGPPVASVTQQTSELVLTPNVPDIMVAPPDDSHLRHVIDTMALHVLDGGCAFEQAIMERGRGKALFNFLFDLKSKEHTYYVWRLYSFAQGDTLQRWRTEPFIMITGSGRWVPPALPSSRSPDREKESTFAAGRTRRVEVERTLTETQRDEFEDMLRALTLERSQIREAMGFALDNADAAGEIVEVLVESLTLKETPIPTKVARLMLVSDILHNSSAPVKNASAFRTKFETAIPDVMESFNDLYCSITGRITAEALKERVLKVLQVWADWFLFSDAYLNGLKATFLRPGNSGVTSFHSLCGDAPEIEKKTSSEDNNGFRLDEDGALATGKAAATKELLSLPLAELERRCRHNGLSLCGGKETMVARLLSLEEAEKEQVYQKDVAMKYVQGEPHRAGREDVGLNARRLGDGTGDSESDMLGLSRHSMQTGQRRSRECVSPEPEQVSSKKQKADPVLPASKWNREDNDNDEDRINGQGLGLSYSSGSDIAGDSGKVDTTEISTDQAIHHPDTIVDEEHRQKLRQIEIAVMQYRESLEEKGLHSMEEIERKVASHRRRLQSDYGLSSIDGANNRWSSERLSLERRERADDARDSSRKRPRSRSRSRSPSRKSSLDRDREYNRSRGRLHGNDAGRDRAREKSSGRGKDDHHDRSSRDREKDRRTGR; encoded by the exons ATGGAAGATGAGCGGCCAAAGGAAAAGGAAAGAGGAAAGCCACGGGCAATAGACACTGTCATGGAGGAATTGAAGCTGGAGAAAGAGCTTCGAGAAAGGCGTAATCAAGAACGTGCCAGTCGACATGGTGACACCTCCGTG CCCTCTAGCCGTTTTGATGAACTACCAGATGAATTTGATCCCACTGGGAGACTGCCAGGATCATTTGATGATGGAGATCCGCAAACCACAAATTTATATGTTGGCAATCTCTCTCCTAAG GTGGATGAGAATTTTCTTCTGCGGACATTTGGTCGGTTTGGACCTATTGCAAGCGTCAAGATCATGTGGCCTCGAACAGAAGAAGAACGCAAAAGGCAAAGGCATTGTGGCTTTGTTGCATTCATGAATAGAGCAGAAGGACAGGCAGCCAAGGATGAAATGCAAG GTGTTGTTGTGTATGACTATGAGCTGAAGATTGGGTGGGGAAAATCTGTTGCTCTTCCATCACAAGCACTacctgctcctcctccagggcacaTGGCTATCAGAAACAAGGAG GGTGGTACTGTCATCATATCTGGTCCTGGAGGTCCACCTGTTGCATCTGTTACACAGCAAACCTCAGAGCTG GTGCTTACTCCAAATGTTCCTGATATAATGGTTGCTCCGCCAGATGATTCACATCTTCGGCATGTGATTGATACAATGGCCCTGCATGTACTTGATGGCGGATGTGCTTTTGAACAAGCTATAATGGAACGAGGACGAGGAAAAGCATTATTTAACTTCTTGTTTGATCTTAAATCTAAAGAACACACATACTATGTTTGGCGGTTATACTCATTCGCTCAG GGCGATACTTTACAACGATGGCGAACAGAACCATTTATCATGATTACAGGAAGTGGAAG ATGGGTTCCACCTGCTTTGCCATCCAGCCGAAGTCCTGATCGTGAAAAAGAATCTACTTTTGCAGCTGGTAGAACCAGG CGTGTTGAAGTGGAGCGCACATTGACCGAGACACAACGTGATGAATTTGAGGACATGCTGCGTGCATTGACATTAGAGAGAAGTCAGATAAGGGAGGCTATGGGATTTGCATTGGATAATGCTGATGCTGCTGGAGAG ATTGTCGAGGTTCTTGTAGAATCTTTGACACTCAAGGAGACACCTATCCCAACTAAGGTTGCACGGCTTATGCTAGTGTCCGACATCCTTCATAACAGTAGTGCTCCTGTGAAGAACGCCTCTGCATTTCGAACCAAGTTTGAGACTGCTATACCTGATGTCATGGAGAGCTTCAATGACTTGTATTGCAGTATCACAGGAAGGATTACTGCTGAAGCTCTGAAG GAGAGGGTTTTGAAAGTTCTACAAGTATGGGCAGACTGGTTCCTGTTTTCTGATGCATATCTGAATGGGCTAAAAGCTACCTTTCTTAGACCAGGCAACTCTGGGGTCACCTCGTTCCACTCTCTATGTGGTGATGCACCAGAAATTGAAAAGAAAACTAGCTCTGAGGATAATAATGGGTTTAGGCTTGATGAAGATGGTGCCCTGGCCACAGGAAAGGCAGCGGCGACGAAGGAGCTGTTGAGTCTTCCACTTGCTGAACTTGAACGTCGTTGTAGGCATAATGGCCTCTCACTTTGCGGTGGTAAAGAGACGATGGTTGCCAGATTGCTCAGCTTGGAAGAGGCTGAGAAGGAGCAAGTATATCAGAAAGACGTTGCCATGAAATATGTACAAGGCGAACCGCATAGAGCTGGAAGAGAGGATGTTGGTTTGAACGCTCGTAGGCTTGGAGATGGTACTGGTGACAGTGAATCAGATATGCTGGGGCTCTCTCGTCACAGTATGCAAACAGGCCAAAGACGCTCTAGAGAGTGCGTATCTCCTGAACCTGAACAAGTTTCAAGCAAGAAGCAGAAAGCTGATCCTGTTTTGCCAGCTTCTAAATGGAACCGAGAGGACAACGACAATGATGAAGATAGAATAAACGGTCAAGGATTGGGATTAAGCTATTCATCTGGAAGTGATATTGCTGGTGATTCTGGGAAAGTGGACACAACCGAAATTAGTACCGATCAGGCAATTCACCATCCAGATACAATTGTGGATGAAGAGCATAG GCAGAAGCTAAGGCAGATTGAGATTGCTGTAATGCAGTATCGTGAATCTCTAGAGGAGAAGGGGTTGCATAGCATGGAGGAGATCGAGAGGAAGGTTGCCAGCCACCGTAGGCGCCTTCAATCAGACTATGGTTTGTCTTCAATAGATGGTGCAAACAACAGGTGGTCTTCTG AGAGACTATCATTGGAACGGAGAGAAAGGGCGGATGATGCACGTGATTCTTCCAGGAAGCGGCCTCGCAGCCGGAGCAGGAGCCGTAGTCCTTCAAGGAAGTCATCACTGGATAGAGACCGAGAGTACAATCGCAGCAGAGGCAGATTGCATGGCAATGATGCCGGGAGAGACAGGGCGCGCGAAAAAAGCTCAGGCCGAGGGAAGGATGATCACCACGATAGGAGCAGCAGAGACCGGGAAAAGGACAGGAGAACCGGAAGGTGA